One genomic segment of Burkholderia pyrrocinia includes these proteins:
- a CDS encoding APC family permease, whose translation MKSSIQRNIGPFALMLTGLGSIIGSGWLFGAWKAAKIAGPAAICAWIIGAVVILAIALTYAELGAMFPESGGMVRYARYSHGSLVGFISAWANWIAIVSVIPIEAEASIQYMSTWPYPWAHALFVNGELTTPGLLLSAVLVVIYFMLNYWGVKAFARANTAITIFKFLIPGLTILGLMLTSFHSENLGTASNASFAPYGWSAVLTAVATSGIVFAFNGFQSPVNLAGEARNPSRSVPFAVITSILIALVIYVLLQVAYIGAVNPTDIAKGWSHFNFKSPFAELAIALNLNWLAIMLYVDAFVSPSGTGTTYMATTTRMIYAMERNNTMPKMFGNVHPLYGVPRQAMWFNLLVSFIFLFFFRGWSSLAAVISVATVISYLTGPISLMALRRSATDIERPLSIPGMKLIAPFAFVCASLILYWAKWPLTGEIILLMIVALPVYFFFQAKSGWTGWGEDLKAAWWLVAYLPTMAVLSLIGSKEFGGYGVLPYGWDMLIVAAIALVFYFWGAKSGYRTKYLDERESHDEILEGVGA comes from the coding sequence GTGAAGAGTTCTATTCAACGGAACATCGGCCCGTTTGCATTGATGCTGACGGGGCTGGGTTCGATTATCGGCTCGGGCTGGCTGTTCGGTGCCTGGAAGGCCGCGAAGATCGCCGGTCCGGCGGCGATCTGCGCATGGATCATCGGCGCGGTCGTGATTCTCGCAATTGCACTGACGTATGCCGAACTGGGCGCGATGTTCCCCGAGTCGGGCGGCATGGTGCGCTACGCGCGCTACTCGCACGGTTCGCTGGTGGGCTTCATCAGCGCATGGGCCAACTGGATCGCGATCGTCTCCGTGATCCCGATCGAGGCCGAAGCGTCGATCCAGTACATGAGCACGTGGCCGTATCCGTGGGCACACGCGCTGTTCGTGAACGGCGAGTTGACGACACCCGGCCTGCTGTTGTCGGCCGTGCTGGTCGTCATCTACTTCATGCTGAACTACTGGGGTGTGAAGGCCTTCGCGCGTGCGAATACCGCGATCACGATCTTCAAGTTCCTGATTCCCGGCCTCACGATCCTCGGCCTGATGCTGACGAGCTTCCACTCGGAAAATCTCGGCACCGCATCCAATGCAAGCTTTGCGCCGTACGGCTGGTCGGCGGTGCTGACCGCGGTCGCGACGAGCGGCATCGTGTTCGCGTTCAACGGCTTCCAGAGCCCGGTCAACCTCGCGGGCGAAGCGCGCAACCCGTCGCGCAGCGTGCCGTTCGCGGTGATTACGTCGATCCTGATCGCACTCGTGATCTATGTGCTGCTGCAGGTCGCGTACATCGGCGCGGTGAATCCGACCGACATCGCGAAGGGCTGGTCGCACTTCAACTTCAAGTCGCCGTTCGCCGAACTGGCGATCGCGCTGAACCTGAACTGGCTCGCGATCATGCTGTACGTCGACGCGTTCGTCAGCCCGAGCGGCACCGGCACGACCTACATGGCGACGACGACGCGGATGATCTACGCGATGGAGCGCAACAACACGATGCCGAAGATGTTCGGCAACGTGCACCCGCTCTACGGCGTGCCGCGTCAGGCGATGTGGTTCAACCTGCTGGTTTCGTTCATCTTCCTGTTCTTCTTCCGCGGCTGGAGTTCGCTCGCGGCGGTGATTTCGGTCGCGACGGTGATTTCGTACCTGACCGGCCCGATCAGCCTGATGGCGCTGCGCCGTTCGGCAACCGACATCGAGCGGCCGCTGTCGATCCCGGGCATGAAGCTGATTGCACCGTTCGCGTTCGTCTGCGCGTCGCTGATCCTGTACTGGGCGAAGTGGCCGCTGACCGGCGAAATCATCCTGCTGATGATCGTCGCGCTGCCGGTGTACTTCTTCTTCCAGGCGAAGTCGGGCTGGACCGGCTGGGGTGAAGACCTGAAGGCCGCATGGTGGCTGGTCGCGTACCTGCCGACGATGGCCGTGCTGTCGCTGATCGGCAGCAAGGAGTTCGGCGGCTACGGCGTCCTGCCGTACGGCTGGGACATGCTGATCGTCGCGGCAATCGCGCTGGTGTTCTACTTCTGGGGCGCGAAATCCGGCTACCGGACCAAGTATCTCGACGAGCGCGAGTCGCACGACGAGATTCTCGAAGGAGTCGGCGCCTGA
- a CDS encoding class I SAM-dependent methyltransferase, protein MSNKTHEIRPEQSVELLKELHILTRDGKLNQDSRRKLKQVYHLFQFIEPLLAGVQADKGSVTLVDHGAGKSYLGFILYDLFFKQQPGHGTPAFASHVYGIETREELVTRSAELAARLGFGGMSFLNLSVADSITSPQLPETVDVVTALHACDTATDDAIRFALAKRAQHIVLVPCCQAEVAGVLRRNKGKSLASALTEVWRHPLHTREFGSQITNVLRCLQLEAHGYQVSVTELVGWEHSMKNELIIAQYKNLPRRRPGERLNEILGMFGLAELNERFFVPEAAAGGEAVEPAAG, encoded by the coding sequence ATGTCCAACAAGACCCACGAAATCCGCCCGGAGCAGTCCGTCGAGCTGCTGAAGGAACTGCACATCCTCACCCGCGACGGGAAGCTGAACCAGGACAGCCGCCGCAAGCTGAAGCAGGTCTATCACCTGTTCCAGTTCATCGAGCCGCTGCTTGCCGGCGTGCAGGCCGACAAGGGCAGCGTGACGCTCGTCGATCACGGCGCCGGCAAGTCGTATCTCGGCTTCATCCTGTACGACCTGTTCTTCAAGCAGCAGCCGGGGCACGGCACGCCGGCGTTCGCGTCGCACGTGTACGGGATCGAAACGCGCGAGGAGCTCGTCACGCGCTCGGCCGAGCTCGCCGCGCGGCTCGGGTTCGGCGGCATGTCGTTCCTGAACCTGTCGGTCGCCGATTCGATCACGTCGCCGCAGCTGCCCGAAACGGTCGACGTCGTCACCGCGCTGCACGCGTGCGACACGGCGACCGACGACGCAATCCGCTTCGCGCTCGCGAAGCGCGCTCAGCACATCGTGCTGGTGCCGTGCTGCCAGGCGGAAGTCGCGGGCGTGCTGCGCAGGAACAAGGGTAAGTCGCTCGCGAGCGCGCTGACCGAGGTGTGGCGGCATCCGCTGCATACGCGCGAATTCGGCAGCCAGATCACCAACGTGCTGCGCTGCCTGCAGCTCGAAGCGCACGGCTATCAGGTCAGCGTGACCGAGCTGGTCGGCTGGGAGCATTCGATGAAGAACGAGCTGATCATCGCGCAGTACAAGAACCTGCCGCGCCGGCGCCCCGGCGAACGGCTGAACGAGATCCTCGGCATGTTCGGGCTCGCCGAACTGAACGAGCGCTTCTTCGTGCCGGAGGCCGCGGCGGGCGGCGAGGCCGTCGAACCGGCCGCAGGCTGA
- a CDS encoding nitroreductase family protein, whose amino-acid sequence MSVKPAPTTVSIHDLIAGRWSPRAYSDESVSAGDLHAVLEAARWAPSAYNAQPWRFIVFDRTQDEDAFRRAFATLVPFNQGWNAPAPVLIAVTAHTLTPKGEPAPTALYDAGAAAMSLVLQAHALGLAAHQMSGFDAKGFRDAFAIPADVAILSIISLGHYGNVDKLDPVLRDREKAPRTRHAIGEVVYAGAWKKSFDAAA is encoded by the coding sequence ATGTCCGTCAAACCTGCTCCCACCACCGTTTCGATTCACGATCTGATCGCGGGCCGCTGGAGCCCGCGTGCGTATTCGGATGAGTCCGTCAGCGCCGGTGATCTGCACGCGGTGCTTGAAGCCGCGCGCTGGGCGCCGTCCGCGTACAACGCGCAGCCGTGGCGCTTCATCGTATTCGATCGCACGCAGGACGAAGATGCGTTCAGGCGCGCGTTCGCGACGCTGGTGCCGTTCAACCAGGGCTGGAATGCGCCGGCGCCCGTGCTGATCGCGGTGACCGCGCACACGCTCACGCCGAAGGGCGAACCGGCGCCGACCGCGCTGTACGACGCCGGCGCGGCCGCGATGTCGCTCGTGCTGCAGGCACACGCGCTGGGCCTTGCCGCGCACCAGATGAGTGGTTTCGACGCGAAGGGGTTCCGCGACGCGTTCGCGATTCCGGCCGACGTCGCGATCCTGTCGATCATCTCGCTTGGCCACTACGGCAACGTCGACAAGCTCGATCCCGTGCTGCGCGATCGCGAGAAGGCGCCGCGTACGCGTCATGCGATCGGCGAGGTCGTGTATGCGGGCGCGTGGAAGAAGAGCTTCGACGCGGCAGCCTGA
- a CDS encoding DUF1415 domain-containing protein, which translates to MTDTRPESHDDILAATRHWLARAVIGLNLCPFAKSVYVKEQVRYAISEATTLEDALAELETELRALDAADPQQVDTTLVIFPHAFADFVDYNDVLFFADRLVQQLRLDGVLQIASFHPQYRFEGSEPDDIENYTNRAPYPILHLLREDSIARAVEAFPDASAIYERNQETLRRLGHDGWREWMRRPGDDV; encoded by the coding sequence ATGACCGACACCCGCCCCGAATCGCACGACGACATCCTCGCCGCCACGCGGCACTGGCTCGCGCGCGCGGTGATCGGGCTCAATCTGTGCCCGTTCGCGAAAAGCGTCTATGTGAAGGAACAGGTGCGCTACGCGATCAGCGAAGCGACGACGCTCGAAGACGCGCTCGCCGAGCTCGAAACCGAGCTGCGCGCGCTCGACGCGGCGGACCCGCAGCAGGTCGACACGACGCTCGTGATCTTCCCGCATGCGTTCGCCGATTTCGTCGACTACAACGATGTGCTGTTCTTTGCCGACCGGCTCGTGCAGCAGTTGCGGCTCGACGGCGTGCTGCAGATCGCGAGCTTCCATCCGCAATACCGGTTCGAAGGCAGCGAACCCGACGACATCGAGAACTACACGAACCGCGCGCCGTACCCGATCCTGCACCTGCTGCGCGAGGACAGCATCGCGCGCGCGGTCGAAGCGTTCCCGGACGCGTCCGCGATCTACGAAAGGAACCAGGAAACGCTGCGCCGCCTCGGCCACGACGGCTGGCGCGAATGGATGCGCCGGCCTGGCGACGACGTGTGA
- a CDS encoding DODA-type extradiol aromatic ring-opening family dioxygenase, giving the protein MNRLPSLYLSHGAPTLPIDPTLPSGAFTHLGAELPRPRAVLMLSAHWGTQQPVASVAAHPETIHDFYGFPRALYEIRYPAPGAPDVAERAAALLNAAGIATATTEHGLDHGAWVPMLLMFPEADVPVAQLSIQPRADAAHHFALGRALRPLRDEGVMVIGSGQITHNLRAADFGAAPEDADPRVAEFTDWFEAKLAARDVDALLDYRRQAPHAALMHPTDEHLLPVFTALGAADDDYQLGIQSLGTYQRVLAMTNYVFASAAG; this is encoded by the coding sequence ATGAACCGCTTGCCTTCGCTGTACCTGTCCCACGGCGCCCCGACGCTGCCGATCGACCCGACGCTGCCGTCCGGTGCGTTCACGCACCTCGGCGCCGAATTGCCGCGCCCGCGCGCGGTACTGATGCTGTCCGCGCACTGGGGCACGCAACAGCCGGTCGCGAGCGTCGCCGCGCACCCGGAAACGATCCACGACTTCTACGGCTTTCCGCGCGCGCTGTACGAGATCCGCTATCCGGCGCCGGGCGCCCCCGACGTCGCCGAGCGTGCGGCCGCGCTGCTGAACGCGGCCGGCATCGCGACCGCGACGACCGAGCACGGGCTCGACCACGGCGCGTGGGTGCCGATGCTGCTGATGTTCCCGGAGGCCGACGTGCCCGTCGCGCAGTTGTCGATCCAGCCGCGCGCGGATGCGGCCCACCACTTCGCACTCGGCCGCGCGCTGCGGCCGCTGCGCGACGAAGGCGTGATGGTGATCGGCTCGGGCCAGATCACGCACAACCTGCGTGCCGCCGACTTCGGCGCGGCACCCGAGGATGCGGACCCGCGCGTCGCGGAATTCACCGACTGGTTCGAAGCGAAGCTCGCCGCGCGCGACGTCGACGCGCTGCTCGACTACCGCCGGCAGGCACCGCATGCGGCGCTGATGCACCCGACCGACGAGCATCTGCTGCCGGTGTTCACGGCGCTCGGCGCGGCGGACGACGACTACCAGCTCGGCATCCAGTCGCTCGGCACCTATCAGCGCGTGCTCGCGATGACGAACTACGTGTTCGCGAGCGCGGCCGGCTGA
- a CDS encoding UbiX family flavin prenyltransferase, whose product MASPSAPPRRLIVAITGATGAIYGVRLLDLLRAAGGVETHLLISNAGWLNIQHELKLPKADVESRADVVHPVRDVGATIASGSFATDGMVIAPCSMKTLASVAHGLSDNLITRAADVTLKERRRLVLMVRETPFNLAHLRNMTAVTEMGGIVFPPLPAFYAMPETIEELVDQTVMRVLDLFALSAPLTTPWAGIRHAQ is encoded by the coding sequence ATGGCATCTCCCAGCGCGCCGCCACGCCGGCTGATCGTCGCGATCACCGGCGCCACCGGCGCGATCTACGGTGTGCGGCTGCTCGACCTGCTGCGCGCCGCCGGCGGCGTCGAAACGCACCTGCTGATTTCGAACGCCGGCTGGCTCAACATCCAGCATGAACTGAAGCTGCCGAAGGCCGATGTCGAAAGCCGTGCGGACGTCGTGCACCCGGTGCGCGACGTCGGCGCGACGATCGCGTCGGGCTCGTTCGCGACCGACGGGATGGTGATCGCGCCATGCTCGATGAAGACGCTCGCGAGCGTCGCGCACGGGCTGTCCGACAACCTGATCACGCGCGCGGCCGACGTCACGCTGAAGGAACGTCGCCGTCTCGTGCTGATGGTGCGCGAAACGCCGTTCAACCTCGCGCATCTGCGCAACATGACCGCCGTCACCGAAATGGGCGGCATCGTCTTTCCGCCGTTGCCCGCGTTCTACGCAATGCCGGAGACGATCGAGGAACTCGTCGACCAGACCGTCATGCGCGTGCTCGACCTGTTCGCGCTCAGCGCGCCGCTGACTACACCATGGGCCGGCATCCGGCACGCGCAGTAA
- a CDS encoding MFS transporter — MNWAVTRIRGRFHYGWLAAAVVFLILLAAAGTRATPSVLMVPLERELGWSRAAISLAISVNIALYGLTGPFAAAAMQRFGLRPTILTALVTMSAGVALSSMMTQSWQMVVIWGLMVGCSTGVVALTLSATFVTRWFHARRGFVMGILTASTATGQLVFLPMLAAIAQRHGWRPVVLVVAVAAAIVIPLVAFLLPERPADVQLRPYGEPADAPPAPEATKDNPLAVAFRTLLMASRSRDFWLLFFSFFICGASTNGYVGTHLIAMCSDYGMTEVQGASLLAAMGVFDLFGTTLSGWLSDRYDNRVLLFWYYGLRGLSLIYLPHAFGIDFFGLPLFAMFYGLDWIATVPPTVRLATDVFGKAAAPVVFGWIVAGHQLGAAFAALGAGLLRASLGTYTIASMISGGLCIVGALIVLRINRGPSRAAAQAA, encoded by the coding sequence ATGAACTGGGCAGTGACACGAATCCGCGGGCGCTTCCACTACGGATGGCTCGCGGCGGCGGTGGTATTCCTGATCCTGCTGGCGGCAGCCGGCACGCGCGCGACACCGAGCGTACTGATGGTGCCCCTCGAGCGCGAACTCGGCTGGAGCCGCGCGGCGATTTCGCTGGCGATCTCGGTGAACATCGCGCTGTACGGGCTGACGGGCCCGTTCGCGGCCGCCGCGATGCAGCGCTTCGGGCTGCGCCCGACGATCCTCACCGCGCTCGTGACGATGAGCGCGGGCGTCGCGCTGTCGTCGATGATGACGCAGAGCTGGCAGATGGTGGTGATCTGGGGCCTGATGGTCGGCTGCTCGACGGGTGTCGTCGCGCTGACGCTGTCCGCAACCTTCGTCACGCGCTGGTTCCATGCGCGGCGCGGCTTCGTGATGGGCATCCTGACCGCGAGCACGGCCACCGGCCAGCTCGTGTTCCTGCCGATGCTCGCGGCGATCGCGCAGCGCCATGGCTGGCGGCCGGTCGTGCTGGTCGTCGCGGTGGCGGCCGCGATCGTGATTCCGCTCGTCGCGTTCCTGCTGCCCGAACGGCCGGCCGACGTGCAGTTGCGCCCGTACGGCGAGCCGGCCGATGCGCCGCCCGCGCCCGAAGCGACGAAGGATAACCCGCTCGCGGTCGCGTTCCGCACGCTGCTGATGGCGAGCCGCTCGCGCGACTTCTGGCTGCTGTTCTTTAGCTTCTTCATCTGCGGCGCGAGCACCAACGGCTACGTCGGCACGCACCTGATCGCGATGTGCAGCGACTACGGGATGACCGAAGTGCAGGGCGCGTCGCTGCTCGCCGCGATGGGCGTGTTCGACCTGTTCGGCACGACGCTGTCGGGCTGGCTGTCCGACCGTTACGACAACCGCGTGCTGCTGTTCTGGTATTACGGGCTGCGCGGGCTGTCGCTGATCTACCTGCCGCATGCGTTCGGGATCGATTTCTTCGGGCTGCCGCTGTTCGCGATGTTCTACGGGCTCGACTGGATCGCGACCGTGCCGCCGACCGTGCGGCTCGCGACCGACGTGTTCGGCAAGGCTGCGGCGCCGGTCGTGTTCGGCTGGATCGTCGCCGGTCACCAGCTCGGCGCGGCGTTCGCGGCGCTCGGCGCGGGGTTGCTGCGTGCGAGCCTCGGCACCTACACGATCGCGTCGATGATCTCGGGCGGGCTGTGCATCGTCGGCGCGCTGATCGTGCTGCGGATCAACCGCGGCCCGTCACGCGCAGCCGCGCAGGCAGCCTGA
- the prmC gene encoding peptide chain release factor N(5)-glutamine methyltransferase — protein sequence MPDTTADELLRASPLDAVDARVLLAHALGWTRTQLITRGDAPLDAAAVERYRALEARRMAGEPVAQLVGMREFFGRPFDVTPDVLIPRPETELLVEAALDAIDGLPYPAVLDLGTGSGAIAVSIAAERPDARVWALDRSPAALAVAQRNADKLLDTHRPGGPLHWLQSDWYAALDPALAFDTIVSNPPYIAQHDPHLAQGDLRFEPRGALTDDADGLSAIRTIVAGAGAHLKPGGTLWIEHGYDQAEAVRTVLSSHGFTAVESLADLAAIERTTGGRLPG from the coding sequence ATGCCCGACACCACCGCCGACGAATTGCTGCGCGCGTCGCCGCTCGACGCGGTCGATGCGCGCGTGCTGCTCGCGCACGCGCTCGGCTGGACCCGCACGCAACTGATCACGCGCGGCGACGCGCCGCTCGACGCTGCCGCGGTCGAACGCTATCGCGCGCTCGAAGCGCGCCGCATGGCCGGCGAGCCCGTCGCGCAGCTCGTCGGGATGCGCGAATTCTTCGGCCGGCCGTTCGACGTGACGCCCGACGTGCTGATCCCGCGCCCTGAAACCGAACTGCTCGTCGAAGCCGCGCTCGATGCAATCGACGGGCTGCCGTATCCGGCCGTACTCGATCTCGGTACCGGCAGCGGCGCGATCGCCGTGTCGATCGCCGCCGAGCGCCCCGATGCACGCGTGTGGGCGCTCGACCGTTCGCCGGCCGCGCTCGCAGTCGCGCAACGCAACGCGGACAAGCTGCTCGACACGCACCGCCCCGGCGGCCCGCTGCACTGGCTGCAGAGCGACTGGTATGCGGCGCTCGATCCGGCGCTCGCATTCGACACGATCGTCAGCAACCCGCCGTACATCGCGCAGCACGATCCGCACCTCGCGCAGGGCGACCTGCGTTTCGAGCCGCGCGGCGCACTCACCGACGACGCCGACGGCCTCAGCGCGATCCGCACGATCGTCGCGGGCGCCGGCGCCCACCTGAAACCGGGCGGCACGCTCTGGATCGAGCACGGCTACGACCAGGCCGAGGCCGTCCGCACGGTGCTGTCGTCGCACGGCTTCACCGCGGTCGAATCGCTCGCCGATCTGGCCGCGATCGAACGCACGACCGGCGGCCGCCTGCCGGGCTGA
- a CDS encoding cold-shock protein, with the protein MATGTVKWFNDAKGFGFITPEGGGDDLFAHFSEIRVEGFKTLQENQKVEFEVKTGPKGLQAANIRPV; encoded by the coding sequence ATGGCAACCGGTACCGTCAAGTGGTTCAATGACGCAAAGGGCTTCGGCTTCATCACCCCGGAAGGCGGCGGCGACGATCTGTTCGCGCACTTCTCGGAAATCCGCGTCGAAGGCTTCAAGACGCTGCAAGAAAACCAGAAGGTTGAATTCGAAGTGAAGACGGGCCCGAAGGGCCTGCAAGCTGCGAACATCCGTCCGGTCTAA
- a CDS encoding TetR/AcrR family transcriptional regulator — MSGIEIAKPPARRTRRPIDGATAHEHLLRAAEELFYREGVRTVGVEAVVERAGVNKMSLYRQFSSKDELILAYLERMDACFFERLDTSAAKHPGQPKAQLIQYFVDLAERATQKDYRGCPFVNVAAEFPDASHPARERVAQNKEQLMKRLVGLCEGAGARQPQALADALALVVEGIYAASQTYRHGETPIGTAPALVTQLIEAACA; from the coding sequence ATGTCCGGCATCGAGATCGCCAAACCGCCAGCACGCCGCACGCGCCGGCCGATCGACGGGGCCACCGCGCACGAGCACCTGCTGCGCGCCGCCGAGGAGCTGTTTTACAGGGAGGGCGTTCGCACGGTCGGCGTCGAGGCGGTCGTCGAGCGCGCGGGCGTCAACAAGATGAGCCTGTACCGCCAGTTCTCGTCGAAGGACGAGCTGATCCTCGCGTATCTGGAGCGGATGGACGCATGCTTCTTCGAGCGTCTCGACACGAGCGCCGCCAAGCATCCGGGCCAGCCGAAGGCGCAATTGATCCAGTATTTCGTCGATCTTGCCGAGCGCGCGACGCAGAAGGACTATCGAGGCTGCCCGTTCGTCAACGTCGCCGCGGAATTCCCGGATGCGTCGCACCCGGCGCGCGAGCGCGTCGCGCAGAACAAGGAACAGTTGATGAAGCGGCTCGTCGGGCTGTGCGAAGGCGCCGGCGCGCGGCAGCCGCAGGCGCTCGCCGATGCGCTCGCGCTGGTGGTCGAAGGCATCTACGCGGCGAGCCAGACCTACCGGCACGGCGAAACGCCGATCGGCACCGCGCCCGCGCTCGTCACGCAGTTGATCGAGGCCGCCTGCGCATGA
- the grxD gene encoding Grx4 family monothiol glutaredoxin, translating into MDTQQRIKQIVDENQVVLFMKGNAQFPMCGFSGRAVQVLKACGVDQFKTVNVLEDDEIRQGIKEFSNWPTIPQLYVKGEFVGGSDIMMEMYQSGELQQLFAAA; encoded by the coding sequence ATGGACACCCAACAACGTATCAAGCAAATCGTCGACGAAAACCAGGTCGTGCTCTTCATGAAGGGCAACGCGCAATTCCCGATGTGCGGCTTCTCCGGCCGTGCCGTGCAGGTGCTGAAAGCCTGCGGCGTTGACCAGTTCAAGACGGTCAACGTGCTCGAGGACGACGAGATCCGCCAGGGCATCAAGGAATTCTCGAACTGGCCGACCATTCCGCAGCTCTATGTGAAGGGCGAATTCGTCGGCGGCTCGGACATCATGATGGAGATGTACCAGTCGGGCGAGCTGCAGCAACTGTTCGCCGCCGCGTAA
- a CDS encoding Hsp70 family protein, with product MTYCAIDFGTSNSAVALPDGDGMRLAPVEGDHLTLPTAIFFNNDEETVEYGRAALASYIDGFDGRLMRSMKSILGSPLAETTTDLGDGSAIAYTEIIARFLTHLKRKAEARAGAPIGRAVLGRPVFFVDDDPRADRLAQDQLEAAAQSVGFADVHFQYEPIAAAFDYESRQQAERLVLVADIGGGTSDFSLVRVGPERMARLERKEDVLAHHGVHVAGTDYDRRVELAAILPAFGYRSLDPEGRELPNKIYFDLATWHLINTVYTPKRLGELKLMKHLYQDVRQYDRLTSVVEQRLGHALMARAEEAKIGVAAGGETMIDLNDVEEDLLIAFDSDRLVDASRDDTARIVDAARETVRLAGVAPRDVGALYFTGGSTGLAFLSGALAGAFPDAQPVFGDRLASVATGLGIHAQRLFG from the coding sequence ATGACTTACTGCGCGATCGATTTCGGCACGTCCAATTCCGCCGTGGCGCTGCCCGACGGCGACGGCATGCGCCTCGCGCCCGTCGAGGGCGACCACCTGACGCTGCCCACCGCGATCTTCTTCAACAATGACGAAGAGACGGTCGAGTACGGCCGCGCGGCGCTGGCATCCTATATCGACGGTTTCGACGGCCGGCTGATGCGTTCGATGAAGAGCATCCTCGGCTCGCCGCTCGCGGAAACGACGACCGATCTCGGCGACGGCAGCGCGATCGCGTACACCGAAATCATCGCGCGCTTCCTGACGCACCTGAAGCGCAAGGCCGAAGCGCGCGCGGGCGCGCCGATCGGCCGTGCGGTGCTCGGCCGGCCGGTGTTTTTCGTCGATGACGATCCGCGCGCCGACCGCCTCGCGCAGGACCAGCTCGAGGCGGCCGCGCAGTCGGTCGGTTTCGCGGATGTTCACTTCCAGTACGAACCGATCGCCGCCGCGTTTGACTACGAATCGCGCCAGCAGGCCGAGCGCCTCGTGCTCGTCGCCGACATCGGCGGCGGTACGTCCGACTTCTCGCTGGTGCGCGTCGGGCCCGAGCGGATGGCGCGGCTCGAGCGCAAGGAGGACGTGCTGGCCCACCATGGCGTGCACGTCGCGGGCACCGATTACGACCGGCGTGTCGAGCTGGCGGCGATCCTGCCCGCGTTCGGCTACCGTTCGCTCGACCCCGAAGGGCGTGAACTGCCGAACAAGATCTACTTCGATCTCGCGACCTGGCACCTGATCAACACGGTCTACACGCCGAAGCGGCTCGGCGAGCTGAAGCTGATGAAGCACCTGTACCAGGATGTGCGGCAATACGACCGGCTCACGAGTGTGGTCGAGCAGCGGCTCGGGCATGCGCTGATGGCGCGCGCGGAAGAAGCGAAGATCGGCGTCGCGGCGGGCGGGGAGACGATGATCGACCTGAACGATGTGGAAGAGGATCTGCTGATCGCGTTCGATTCCGATCGCCTCGTCGATGCGAGTCGCGACGACACCGCGCGTATCGTCGACGCCGCGCGCGAGACGGTGCGGCTTGCGGGTGTCGCGCCGCGCGACGTCGGCGCACTGTATTTCACCGGCGGCTCGACCGGGCTCGCGTTCCTGTCGGGCGCGCTCGCGGGTGCGTTCCCGGATGCGCAGCCGGTGTTCGGCGACCGCCTGGCGAGTGTCGCGACGGGGCTCGGCATTCACGCGCAGCGCCTCTTTGGGTGA